The Actinosynnema mirum DSM 43827 genomic interval CGTTCAGGGTCACGGTCGTGGCGTTCGGGAAGTTCCACAGCAGCCGCTGCCCGAGGCGGTCGATGCCGTCGCGGTTGTTGTGCGTGCCGGACCAGCTGGTGATGCGGGGCGCGGAACCGGTGGCGTTGACCAGCACGGTCGCGCCGTCCGGGACGCCCACGAACTCGATGCCCTGCATCGACCCGTTCGCCCCGGTGATGTCGCCCGCCAGGGTGAAGACCTGGAGCGCGGACACGCCGTCGCCGGTGAACGTGGTGGCGAGGTCGTCGCGGGTGACCGTCCCGGTGGCGGGGAGCGCGGCGTAGCAGGCGCTGTCCTCGCGGAGCGCCTCGCCGATGCCCGCGTAGGGCGCGAAGGCGTTGTCGTCCTGCACGGCGGCGCCGGTGCTGCTGACCACGCCGGTCTTGGTGCCCGCGTACCGCACGACACCGCCGTCGGCGCGCAGCTCCTGGCCCGGCGCGATGGTCAGGTCCCCGCCGGTGACCAGGAAGTCCGAGCCCGCGGGCGGCGGCACCTGCGAGCCCGCGCCCACGGTCCCGACGTTGTAGCCGACGCCGCTGCCGTCCTTCGCCAGGGTGAACGAGCCCCCGACGACGAGCCTGCCCTCGGCCTCGGCCGCGTTGCCGGACACGGTGAACGACTTGCCGACGAACACGTTGACCGCCTCGTCGCGCCCGTCGAACCGCCCGCTGTTGCCGCGGACCGGCGCGTACTCGGCCGGGCACTCGGCGCCGACGCACGGGCCGGGGCCCGTGGCGGGGGAGGGGCTGGCCTGGGCGCTGGCCAGGACGACGGTGGCCGTCGTGACAACCAGACCGGTGGCAATACCCGCAACTACCGAGAGTCGACTCAAACGCATGAACCGATAGTGCGGCACAGCAACCCATTTGCACCTGAATGGGTGAGCGCGCTCACCCAAATAGAGTAGCGATATACACGATCGGGTGAAGTTTTTTCCGCAGGTTTGACAACTGTCCGTTGTGGACGGTCGATCTCGGCTCTTTCGGGTGAGGCAACGGGTCCACGACGGTTGCGCGACGGTTGCCGGGATCCGGAACCCGGTTGCGGGACGGTTGCCGCGGTTGCGACGGGTGCGAGGCTGCCAGAAGCCCGATGTCCGTTTTGCCGTCACCCCCGGT includes:
- a CDS encoding choice-of-anchor A family protein: MRLSRLSVVAGIATGLVVTTATVVLASAQASPSPATGPGPCVGAECPAEYAPVRGNSGRFDGRDEAVNVFVGKSFTVSGNAAEAEGRLVVGGSFTLAKDGSGVGYNVGTVGAGSQVPPPAGSDFLVTGGDLTIAPGQELRADGGVVRYAGTKTGVVSSTGAAVQDDNAFAPYAGIGEALREDSACYAALPATGTVTRDDLATTFTGDGVSALQVFTLAGDITGANGSMQGIEFVGVPDGATVLVNATGSAPRITSWSGTHNNRDGIDRLGQRLLWNFPNATTVTLNGQSEFQGSVVIPRQDSTAKVSTPGFSGRFFTAGSLEHGGNGSGDGNEFHAYPFTGVIPTCGTGTTTVPSSSTTSSTSTTTVETTTSSSTTTTAPSTTTTAPTTTTAPSTSTTTSTTVETTTTTPCEETTPETSTTTTVPTTTTAPSTSTTTSTTTVETTPESSTPETSTSSSSTTTTAPSTTSSSSSATTSSTTSATTSSSSTSETTSATTSTSTEASSTTATSPSTSENPVVPAVAKTSGGAGLAHTGSPAGMALAIGALLLIGGAALFAVTRRRKV